One part of the Aspergillus luchuensis IFO 4308 DNA, chromosome 5, nearly complete sequence genome encodes these proteins:
- a CDS encoding uncharacterized protein (COG:D;~EggNog:ENOG410PKD1) → MATPTLDRFFASIADLVKARDGRQLQDYLQLEPPLPDIYRQMVEELRQHYPAGPKEAELLRRCETLVPKTKGAPWTAFPTFMKLYFTFLRDVNLDNLLETYDLLKGLLNQCVLALGDSHMGVIVLPTVLYLSKVLAKLAMGLDRRPDLIAHLLRLEGRSNQEEATEKVTLVEKSANVVREAFIKCLTDRSGTPGIHGKPEGKRIGIYLMANLCLKLLFQCGKLRNAEQMFASISAQSPPLKHFPASQRVTYLYYLGRYLFSNNLFYPAQIALQASYDQCHRQATNQKRVILTYLIPCNIILGRFPSLQLLQRPEAEGLVDRFVPICRLIARGDYIAFREHLAIGSPETEWFARKGILLALRNRCEILVWRSLARKVFIHAGFHGDPSLGPSQRGPPPYLYLNKLDAAVRWIQSQHAQSAQSSIGFFAPKAEPDSQAGQNLFGSQIIHKTTDWDFEGLGELDAQEAVASPGLIEKYGDYLAPDGYFDAQGQWQMNPPGSLVDGQPSIDYQQYELDPYASRADGEQDSGRPTLMMRELESILASLLTQGLMRGFLTHKNPRLAIPGARLRGAIPTGFPNVWQTILAREQEDDNVPGWVQPPAVAPPRTAGGGRVVNLSGARPVGVQ, encoded by the exons ATGGCGACGCCGACTCTGGACCGTTTCTTTGCCAGTATTGCTGACCTGGTCAAAGCTCGAGATGGACGCCAACTTCAAGATTACTTGCAGCTCGAGCCTCCCCTGCCCGATATTTATCGACAAATGGTGGAGGAATTGCGGCAACATTATCCGGCCGGTCCTAAAGAGGCAGAGCTATTGCGACGATGTGAAACCCTCGTTCCAAAAACCAAAGGCGCCCCGTGGACCGCCTTCCCTACCTTTATGAAGCTTTACTTTACCTTTCTACGCGATGTCAACCTGGACAATTTGCTCGAAACATACGATCTTCTCAAGGGGCTGTTGAA CCAATGTGTACTGGCATTAGGTGACAGCCACATGGGTGTCATAGTCCTCCCCACCGTTCTGTACCTCTCGAAAGTCCTCGCAAAGCTGGCCATGGGCCTCGACCGACGTCCAGACTTAATTGCCCACCTGCTGCGACTCGAAGGTCGGTCgaatcaagaagaagctacGGAGAAGGTGACGCTAGTGGAGAAATCTGCAAATGTTGTTCGGGAAGCATTCATTAAGTGTTTAACGGACAGAAGTGGTACGCCAGGTATCCACGGAAAGccagaagggaagaggatagGGATCTACTTGATGGCAAACCTTTGCCTCAAGCTGCTTTTCCAG TGCGGCAAACTCCGAAACGCAGAGCAAATGTTTGCGAGTATCAGCGCACAATCCCCTCCTCTGAAACACTTCCCAGCTTCGCAGCGCGTCACCTATCTATACTACCTCGGACGTTACCTGttctccaacaacctctTCTACCCCGCCCAGATTGCCCTTCAAGCTTCTTACGATCAATGCCACCGTCAGGCGACGAATCAGAAAAGAGTCATCCTGACCTACCTCATTCCTtgtaatataatactaggaCGCTTCCCCTCATTACAGTTATTGCAGCGTCCTGAGGCCGAAGGGCTGGTAGACAGATTCGTGCCGATTTGTCGGCTGATTGCTCGGGGCGATTATATAGCGTTCCGCGAGCATCTTGCAATTGGCTCCCCTGAAACAGAATGGTTCGCTCGGAAAGGCATCCTTCTTGCCCTACGCAACAGATGCGAAATCCTTGTCTGGCGGTCACTTGCACGAAAGGTCTTTATCCACGCCGGTTTCCACGGCGATCCTTCACTTGGCCCTTCTCAACGTGGACCCCCACCATACCTCTATCTCAACAAGTTGGATGCGGCGGTCCGGTGGATTCAATCTCAGCATGCCCAGTCGGCCCAAAGCTCAATAGGATTCTTCGCCCCCAAAGCCGAACCAGATTCCCAAGCGGGTCAAAATCTGTTCGGGTCCCAGATCATACACAAAACAACGGATTGGGATTTCGAGGGGCTTGGCGAGTTGGACGCACAAGAGGCAGTCGCAAGTCCAGGCCTTATTGAGAAATATGGGGACTATCTGGCACCGGACGGATATTTCGATGCGCAGGGACAGTGGCAGATGAACCCACCGGGCAGTCTTGTTGATGGACAGCCCTCTATAGATTACCAGCAATATGAGCTTGACCCGTACGCGAGTCGAGCCGACGGCGAGCAGGACTCAGGCAGACCTACTCTCATGATGCGCGAGCTTGAGTCCATCCTGGCCTCCCTTCTCACCCAGGGTCTGATGCGTGGATTCCTGACTCACAAGAATCCTCGTCTGGCGATTCCCGGTGCGCGTCTCCGTGGTGCCATACCGACTGGCTTTCCCAATGTTTGGCAGACAATCCTGGCTCGGGAACAAGAAGACGACAACGTTCCGGGATGGGTCCAACCGCCAGCGGTGGCACCACCTCGGACAGCCGGAGGTGGACGTGTTGTCAATCTGTCCGGAGCGAGACCTGTCGGAGTACAGTAA